A part of Hemicordylus capensis ecotype Gifberg chromosome 16, rHemCap1.1.pri, whole genome shotgun sequence genomic DNA contains:
- the LOC128338569 gene encoding actin-related protein T2-like, translated as MLDVKITSAVIIDNGSGSCKAGISGDLKPCSVVTSIGGRLKEKAEEYYIGGKAYSPKGVLFANYPIERGIITCWDDMEKLWKHIYMHELQIKASERPVLLTEPPLNPLPNREKMTELMFEIFRVPALYLAVQATLSLYASARTTGLVLDSGDGVTHAVPIYDGYCLPHGVSRLDVAGSDVTEYLASLLLKNSPSSISRAKQTMVKDIKEKFCYVALEPNHEAEKKAEEVLKLPDGNAIIIHRHLCRAPEILFSPKIVGVEARGIHSMITRSIRKCDKDICGPLYGNVVLSGGSSLFQGLDERIFKEIEQHVPKGVPVRIIAPPERTCDSWLGGSIITSLVSFVPMWITLKEYKEFGATAIHRKCF; from the coding sequence ATGTTGGATGTCAAAATCACATCGGCCGTGATAATTGACAATGGATCGGGATCATGCAAAGCTGGGATTTCAGGGGACCTCAAACCGTGTTCAGTTGTCACCTCAATCGGCGGCCGCCTGAAAGAAAAAGCAGAGGAATATTACATTGGTGGGAAAGCCTATTCCCCAAAAGGCGTCTTGTTTGCGAATTATCCTATCGAACGCGGAATAATTACTTGCTGGGATGACATGGAGAAGCTGTGGAAACATATCTATATGCACGAGCTTCAAATCAAAGCCAGCGAGAGGCCTGTGCTGCTTACAGAACCGCCGCTGAATCCGCTTCCGAATCGGGAAAAGATGACCGAGTTGATGTTTGAAATCTTTCGAGTTCCGGCTCTGTACCTCGCAGTCCAAGCTACTTTGTCTCTTTACGCATCAGCACGCACCACTGGGTTGGTGCTGGACAGTGGAGATGGAGTCACTCACGCTGTTCCCATCTACGATGGATATTGTCTACCTCATGGGGTATCCAGACTCGACGTTGCGGGGAGCGACGTTACGGAATATCTCGCCAGTCTCCTTCTGAAGAATAGCCCGTCTTCCATCAGCAGGGCCAAGCAAACCATGGTGAAGGACATCAAGGAGAAGTTCTGCTACGTGGCTCTGGAGCCCAACCACGAAGCCGAGAAGAAAGCAGAAGAGGTCCTGAAACTGCCGGATGGCAACGCCATCATAATCCACCGTCACCTCTGCCGAGCGCCAGAAATCCTTTTCTCACCCAAGATAGTCGGTGTCGAGGCACGAGGGATCCATTCCATGATCACCAGGAGCATTCGGAAGTGTGATAAAGATATTTGTGGCCCGCTGTATGGGAACGTGGTGCTTTCGGGGGGATCGTCTCTCTTCCAGGGACTGGATGAAAGGATTTTTAAAGAGATCGAACAACACGTCCCGAAGGGCGTGCCAGTACGAATCATAGCGCCCCCTGAGAGAACATGTGATTCTTGGCTGGGGGGTTCCATTATTACATCCCTGGTCTCCTTTGTACCCATGTGGATTACTCTTAAGGAGTACAAAGAATTTGGCGCGACAGCAATCCACCGGAAGTGCTTTTGA
- the FNDC10 gene encoding fibronectin type III domain-containing protein 10, with translation MDEPGSARVNLASAAERRAVGRAPGSPPRPRGGAPPPPPPPSWHFENVCAVYPGKESSPRARRGLPARAGAPPEAPLERRTPPCPASMLRSLLLALLCLGRAPRPGASGASLARRAETGGTPGPSGSGGPDAEPWCPYKVLSEGQEEEGGGGRLCFRSPASRFQCAPGSCRAHRSPAGALLANVLINGSVLLQWGWPPPGSGPGSEPPPAPSPPSPPGLRGFWLSCSWEGAYTRFQCDSVRLGAACRDYLFPDAHGSVRYRLCLQPLVSNGSGGPDPAPLPPPPPGSGPPECVEFTVEPAGMREIVVAMTAVGGSICVMLVLICLLVAYLTENLTPPAAGPARPVPPGGVSSPSASAKRGD, from the exons atgGATGAG CCCGGCTCGGCGAGAGTTAACCTCGCCTCAGCCGCCGAGAGGAGGGCAGTGGGGCGGGCTCCCGGCTCCCCACCCCGCCCGAGAGGAGGCGCaccgcctccgccgccgcctccaagTTGGCACTTTGAAAATGTCTGTGCCGTGTACCCGGGAAAGGAGAGCTCGCCGAGAGCTCGCCGTGGGCTGCCGGCCCGGGCTGGCGCGCCTCCGGAAGCCCCGCTAGAGCGCCGGACTCCCCCATGCCCGGCCAGCATGCTCCGCAGCCTGCTGCTGGCTCTCCTCTGCCTGGGCCGGGCGCCGCGGCCGGGCGCTTCGGGAGCCTCGCTAGCGCGCAGGGCTGAGACCGGCGGGACGCCAGGCCCGAGCGGCAGCGGCGGCCCGGACGCGGAGCCTTGGTGCCCCTACAAGGTGCTGAGcgagggccaggaggaggagggcgggggcGGCCGCCTATGCTTCCGCAGCCCGGCCAGCCGCTTCCAATGCGCGCCGGGGAGCTGTAGGGCGCACCGGTCGCCAGCGGGCGCCCTGCTAGCCAACGTCCTGATCAACGGGAGCGTCTTGCTGCAGTGGGGCTGGCCGCCCCCGGGATCCGGGCCGGGATCGGAGCCCCCGCCGGCCCCTTCGCCACCCAGCCCGCCGGGCCTGCGCGGCTTCTGGCTCTCCTGCTCGTGGGAAGGCGCCTACACGCGTTTCCAGTGCGACTCCGTGCGCCTAGGCGCTGCCTGCAGGGACTACCTCTTCCCCGACGCGCACGGCAGCGTCCGCTACCGCCTCTGCCTCCAGCCCCTGGTCTCCAACGGCAGCGGCGGCCCCGATCCAgcgcctctccctcctcctcctcctggatcgGGGCCCCCCGAGTGCGTGGAGTTTACGGTGGAGCCGGCCGGCATGCGGGAGATCGTGGTCGCCATGACGGCCGTCGGGGGCTCCATCTGCGTCATGCTGGTCCTCATCTGCCTCCTGGTGGCCTACCTCACCGAGAACCTCACGCCCCCCGCCGCGGGGCCGGCCCGCCCCGTCCCCCCGGGCGGGGtctcctccccttctgcctcGGCCAAGCGGGGGGACTGA